The Urbifossiella limnaea genome has a window encoding:
- a CDS encoding DUF2891 domain-containing protein — protein sequence MSQPSPEPPATLTREAAAAFARLALKGVVREYPNKPEHVLGGPADARTPKALHPAFYGSYDWHSAVHGHWLLVKVVRTHPDLPESKQARAVLDQHLTAANVRVELEYFARAESKSFERPYGWTWLLKLQTELHGWDDPDAKRWAANLRPLADLIAGKYVSYYPKQTYPTRVGTHANTAFGLAFAHDYAVAVGDTKLKSLVEERARAYFLADADYPASWEPNGADFLSAALCEADLMRRVLPRDEFRAWFARFLPALPPRLLAPATVTDRTDPQLVHLDGLNLSRAWCMRSIAAALPAGDPARAALAASARRHAAAALPHVASGDFAGEHWLASFAVLLLATPTP from the coding sequence ATGAGCCAGCCTTCTCCCGAGCCGCCGGCCACGCTCACCCGTGAGGCCGCGGCGGCGTTCGCCCGGCTGGCGCTCAAGGGCGTCGTCCGCGAGTACCCGAACAAGCCCGAACACGTCCTCGGCGGCCCCGCCGACGCCCGCACGCCGAAGGCGCTGCACCCGGCCTTCTACGGCTCCTACGACTGGCACTCGGCCGTCCACGGCCACTGGCTGCTCGTGAAGGTGGTCCGCACGCACCCCGACCTGCCGGAGTCGAAACAGGCACGTGCCGTGCTGGACCAGCACCTCACCGCGGCAAACGTGAGGGTGGAACTGGAGTACTTCGCGCGGGCGGAGTCGAAGTCGTTCGAGCGGCCCTACGGCTGGACGTGGCTGCTCAAACTTCAGACCGAGTTGCACGGCTGGGACGACCCCGACGCGAAGCGGTGGGCCGCGAACCTGCGGCCGCTCGCGGACCTGATCGCCGGGAAGTACGTGAGCTACTACCCGAAGCAGACGTACCCCACCCGCGTCGGCACGCACGCGAACACGGCCTTCGGCCTGGCCTTCGCCCACGACTACGCCGTCGCCGTCGGCGACACGAAGCTGAAGTCGCTCGTCGAGGAGCGGGCGCGGGCGTACTTCCTGGCCGACGCCGACTACCCCGCTTCGTGGGAGCCGAACGGGGCCGACTTCCTTTCCGCGGCGCTGTGCGAGGCGGACCTGATGCGCCGCGTGCTGCCGCGCGACGAGTTCCGGGCGTGGTTCGCTCGCTTCCTGCCAGCTCTGCCGCCGCGCCTGCTCGCCCCCGCGACGGTGACGGACCGCACCGACCCGCAGCTGGTTCACCTCGACGGCCTGAACCTGAGTCGGGCGTGGTGCATGCGGTCGATCGCGGCGGCGCTGCCGGCGGGCGACCCCGCGCGTGCGGCGCTGGCAGCGTCGGCCCGGCGGCACGCGGCGGCGGCACTTCCGCACGTCGCCAGCGGCGATTTCGCGGGCGAACACTGGCTGGCGTCGTTCGCGGTGCTGTTGCTGGCCACCCCCACGCCGTGA
- a CDS encoding 4a-hydroxytetrahydrobiopterin dehydratase, whose translation MSQPTGLAAKRCTPCSGTAQSLPADDVHRLLREVPDWSLTPGGDRIRRAWHARDFATALAFFNRIGGIADEEDHHPDLHLTDYRCVVVELWTHAVGGLTENDFILAAKIDSLPLELAK comes from the coding sequence ATGAGCCAACCCACCGGCCTCGCGGCGAAAAGATGCACACCCTGTTCGGGAACGGCTCAGTCGTTGCCCGCCGACGACGTGCACCGCCTGCTGCGTGAGGTGCCCGACTGGTCACTCACGCCCGGGGGCGACCGCATCCGTCGCGCCTGGCACGCGCGCGACTTCGCCACCGCACTGGCGTTCTTCAACCGGATCGGCGGGATCGCCGATGAGGAAGACCACCACCCCGACCTGCACCTGACCGACTACCGCTGCGTGGTGGTCGAGCTCTGGACACACGCAGTCGGGGGGCTGACCGAGAACGACTTCATTCTCGCGGCCAAGATCGACTCGCTGCCACTGGAACTGGCGAAATAG